The DNA region tttcttttatgttcattaaaattaaattaatacaaCGATTAATTGAAAAAGGACGGCACCAGTTTCTGTTATCTTTTACTTCAACCCTTAGCCTATCAATTTTATATAGAATAATTTATGGAGTCTCCCTTAGTCAATGATGACGTGTACCCCACCCCACCCCCACCCCCACCCCCACCACACCAATCGTTGATTCCCTTTTCTGTCACATCAATTAGGATTGGCAGTACATGCAGCAGGTGGGATGCAGTGACGGCGTCACAAAAGGTCGAGTTTGCTCTTTCAAggtttatatattttgttagatacaTGTGATGGGATTTAAAAATGTTATGGGTCTCTGCTGTTACAGGGCGAAAAGTTAGGGACCTtttgtgcagttcactcttACTCTAATATGTAATTGATTCGTAAATCATGGATTGGATGTCTTAATCTATTTCGTTTTCTTACTAATATCTCTATCTATAGTTTTAAATTCTAAATAGGCCTCATGGTTGCATTTATGCGATTTcataatttttgaatttgaacGTCTCTTTAACTTGAGAGTTTATTATCTTGTTCAGAGAGAGAATCTCTAGTAGACATATAATGGATATTTTCTGTGTTTCCATAGGAAAATAATCTAAATTCATTCATCTTTGAATTATGTGTTTAGCTACTTTAAAGATGATAATTCTTCGAGTGAAAACGAAACCTAGTCTCATAAAGTAGTAGTGAGAATTAATAGAATAGGAAATTTGTTTGATCTTGATTCATGAATCTCACTTTGTTAGAAGCAATATTTGAGTTATTGGAACTACCAACTTTAATTTAGcttttagtttagttttggTAAGCTTGTTTCAAATGCTCCTTCAAAATTGGGTTATACCAAAATAATAATCCAAATTAAAAGTTTAGGAGCAGATTCAACATTAGTCTACTACATGGTAGGTTTACTTGCCTATGTATAGTATAATGCTTGATTATCTCTGATTTCGCATTACTATttgcttggaaccatatgccGAGTTGCTTGCATATGTATAACAGATTGTTTATctaggttgtcattttaacaataGTGTCATCATAATGCTCTGATTTCGTTTCACAGATTGCTTAGAACCATATGTCGTGTTGGTTGTCCatgtatcgcagattgcttgcCTAAATTGTCATTTTTACTATATTGTCATTCTAACGCATTTTTCGAGTTAAATGAACATTAGCTCCCTATAGAGTATTATTGACCAACACtctaattattactccctccgtcccttaaattttatcaaatttttccatttccgtccgtcccacaaaatttatcacatttcactttttaccattttttgtagtagaccgcatattccactaactcacttcaactcacattttattataaaactaatatataaaagtaaaactcactctctactaactttttcaacttactttccattacatttcttaaaattcgtgtccgATCAAAGTGTGACAACATTTaaagaacggagggagtactacgaAGATAAATATAATCTTACGCTAAAGTTTGTACTTCTTGGTCTTTCATTAATCatttcattttgtcattttaatttgttcgtaaataaatgtctcatttactCTTTTAACAACTTTTGGAAATGAACCCCAAATTCCACTAAAGTAATTTCACTCGTATTTTATTATACAACTAATACTACATAAAAGTAGGACCAACCTTATTTCCGCCCACTTTGCATTACAATTGCTGAAACTCAAACCGAGTAAATTAGTAGCGGACGGAAGAAAGCTATTTTATTACTGTATTTTTTAAACTAAGTGTCATTTATTCATTGATTAAACTTCTATTACACATCAAAAGGCTTGCATTTCTAATCTATCTGTAACTAATTGAATGATACACATCGCCACATCCTTACAAATAAGTTACTGCAGTTAAGGGTTAGAAGACAAATCCTATCTCCACCTATTCTCATTACCATGTATTCAACCAAATCTGCAAGCTGTGCACACCTTGGATTCACTTCTTGGCATTCTTTAGTAAGTCCAAATAAAGCTCTGCACGGAAAAGAGAGATTCAAATAAATGTAACGAAGCAGTGCACACCTTATAGGAGTAAAGTAACAATAAGTGCATACCACATCTAACACTATCTGCAGTTTCAGAATGTTATATGTAAATCTCCATATAATGGTACTAATGCATGAAGCATCAAATACAAGATGATCTAAAATCATTCTATGGCTTTCAGCATTCTCATTATCATTGTGGACAGTGTTATGACAGCGGATATATTTTTACAATGTTATTTCTTCTAAAATGGTTGCTTTAATCTCTCCATTTGCACATTAGACACTTCTAAGTTTGGTGATTTGGTTTGTATTGGACTATTGAGACCCCTCATCCCCCCATATTGACCCACTCAATTATACAAGATAGGCCTGTATAGTTTAAAAGATACTACGGAAACATAACGTATAACAAGGCAAAGACATAAGCTGCCTCTCATAAGTGAATAATATGTACCTTAGATAACTTGAAATAACTAAGTAAGAATTCCTCTATTATCAACTCCAACATCTGATGAGAAATTTAAAGATCAACCACCATTTTTCACCCTGCAACCTTTATTGCTCCCATATCATCTATCTTCGAGCTCTTGTGCTGCATAATTACAAGTGGGTGATGTATGGTTTTGAAAGATGTTTAAGGAAAATGAATGGAAGGTACGTAAAGATGAAAATCAAAATCACATGCAAAAAGAGTCGATTTGAAATTGAGGATTAATCGTTTTCTTTTTTATACCTTACTTTTCTTGTGTTTATGAATATCACCGTCATCCTCATCTCCATCATGCTTCCTTTTCTGAAAGTAATTGGTGTGATGAGTAAGAGCATCACAAGTTAATAGCTACCAGAAAAGTAGAAACCAAATAAAACTCAATGCATAAACTGTAAAATTTCTAATAAATACACTCAACAATATTTACATGTCTTGCCACCAGAAAATAACATCAGTGAAAAAAGAAGACATGATAACGAAATTTTCCTCAAAGGTAAAAAATGATAGACTACAAGACAAATTTATTTAAAGAAACAGGATACATGCAATACACGAAAAGGCTAGTTAAAGATTCAAGAAAGTAGGACATATAATTCAAACCTTCTCATGATGTCTTTTTGAGTGGTCATTTCCAGAATCATGATGaccatttttatcttttttcttcTCCTTGTCCTTGTCTTTGCTTCGATCTTTATGCCGATGTTTGTGCTTTTTGTGCTCTCTGTCCTTGTCCTTATCTTTGTCCTTATGCTTcttatgtttcttctctttATCTTTAGACTCGTTCTTTGATTTCCCAGCAATGGTGGGAGTGCCCTTCTCAGACTACAAATATAACGAGACTAActcaaaaattccaaaaaataacattaatCTTTTAAAAGATGATATAATTGCTGTCATAGATTGACAGTAGGTTGCAATATCAATATACAGAAACTCACAGAAGGAAGATCTACTAGAGCCGTTTCCCTTAGCTGAAAGGCTTCCCTAAGAACATCTAGGTCAAAAGGTTGTATACGTGTATTAGTTTCTCTAGATAAAGAAGAATTCTGAATGAGCTGACCCAATTGCATCCCCTCCCCCTTTCTGA from Salvia splendens isolate huo1 chromosome 9, SspV2, whole genome shotgun sequence includes:
- the LOC121749014 gene encoding mediator of RNA polymerase II transcription subunit 19a-like, whose protein sequence is MDSDYQKFGRGPRELTGAVDLISHYKLLPHYDFFCKRSLPVPIADTHYLHNVAGDTEIRKGEGMQLGQLIQNSSLSRETNTRIQPFDLDVLREAFQLRETALVDLPSSEKGTPTIAGKSKNESKDKEKKHKKHKDKDKDKDREHKKHKHRHKDRSKDKDKEKKKDKNGHHDSGNDHSKRHHEKKRKHDGDEDDGDIHKHKKSKHKSSKIDDMGAIKVAG